From Sphingobacterium bambusae:
AAAGGCTTGGCTCTCCTCATCTAGTCGAAGCGTCAATATATAGGTTATGCTGTCTTGCTTCTCTTGCATCGCTCTGAACAATATTTAACTTCATCCCAACTCTTCTCCCATTTTTTACGCCAGGTAAATGGTCTTCCACAGGCGGCGCAAATCTTCTGCGGTAGATCTGGCTTTTTAACCCCTTTCATCTTTCCATTGCTTTTTCATCGCAGCATATCGCGCACTGGCCTCGGCCTGCTTCCATCGTTTATAAAACACGTCTGCAGCAGCGGCCTTTTCCAAATCACCGGTGCCGCGTTCCAGTAGCGCATAATCCTGTTCCCTATCGTACTTTTTCCCTCCCTTGTAGTTCGCATAGCGCCTTGCGCGCGTATAGCCCATCTGCAAATATTTGCGAGCCATGTCCGCACCTACAAAATCATCTGCTTTTAGATAGTCCTCGAACATCGCGAAGATCTTAGCACTACTTTCTTCGGCAATGGCTTCG
This genomic window contains:
- a CDS encoding DUF2256 domain-containing protein is translated as MKGVKKPDLPQKICAACGRPFTWRKKWEKSWDEVKYCSERCKRSKTA
- a CDS encoding DUF4385 domain-containing protein, which produces MKSRQPSYLNFDKKHYPWKPDIDYRASPWKYRVGKGEQGVLICEPYKSEIGQHWRFKTEAIAEESSAKIFAMFEDYLKADDFVGADMARKYLQMGYTRARRYANYKGGKKYDREQDYALLERGTGDLEKAAAADVFYKRWKQAEASARYAAMKKQWKDERG